In a single window of the Terrirubrum flagellatum genome:
- a CDS encoding ABC transporter substrate-binding protein, producing MRILRAAAVAIAAFAFSHASAADLRIGLAATPTSMDPQFYVVGPNSAMARNIFDGLVNQDERQQLKPALATAWTLIDDTTWEFKLRRGVVFHDGSPLTSADIVASIARVPLASRNSPSSFMPYVEEIAKVEPIDDLTVRIRTKAPAPLLLNNLSRIAILPAAMLERPTADLNSGKGVVGTGPLKFVSWTPDNQIVLARNDKYWGPKAAWDKVTFRVIADSGARVAALKAGDVDMIEGVPTSDIKNIESDSKLKIVTVASNRVMYLHMDQSRDISPFAAGDDGKNPLLKPEVRHAISLSINRQAIVDRIMDGQGESAGQLVPKGYFGWSPAIGVDGYDPNKAKELLAAGGYPNGFKLTFHASNDRYPNDSKVAQAIGQMLNRIGVKASIDVMPGSVYFSRASKLEFSFIMGGAAVETGEAASVLGPLLATYSPTTGQGNRGRYSNPAFDKALSGALSTIDEAAREKLLQSAMEIGMKDHGVIPLFFLGASWAMRSGLSYGGRTDGYTLAADVRNAQ from the coding sequence ATGAGAATTCTCCGCGCTGCGGCCGTCGCCATCGCCGCTTTCGCATTCTCGCACGCCTCGGCCGCTGATTTGCGCATCGGACTCGCGGCGACGCCGACATCGATGGATCCGCAATTCTATGTCGTCGGCCCGAACAGCGCGATGGCGCGCAATATCTTCGACGGGCTCGTCAATCAGGACGAAAGACAGCAGTTGAAGCCGGCGCTGGCGACGGCGTGGACGCTGATCGACGACACGACCTGGGAATTCAAGCTGCGGCGCGGCGTCGTGTTTCATGACGGCAGCCCGCTCACGAGCGCTGACATCGTGGCGAGTATTGCGCGCGTGCCGCTTGCTTCGCGCAACAGCCCGAGCTCCTTCATGCCCTATGTCGAGGAGATTGCGAAGGTCGAGCCCATCGACGACCTGACCGTCCGCATCAGAACGAAGGCGCCTGCGCCCCTGCTGCTGAACAATCTCAGCCGCATCGCGATTCTGCCGGCCGCGATGCTGGAGCGCCCGACCGCCGATCTCAACTCCGGCAAAGGCGTTGTTGGCACTGGCCCACTCAAATTCGTGTCCTGGACGCCCGACAATCAGATCGTCCTGGCAAGGAACGATAAATACTGGGGGCCGAAGGCCGCGTGGGACAAGGTCACTTTCCGCGTCATCGCCGACAGCGGCGCGCGCGTGGCCGCCTTGAAGGCGGGCGATGTCGACATGATTGAAGGGGTGCCCACCTCCGACATCAAGAACATCGAGAGCGATTCCAAGCTGAAGATCGTCACGGTCGCGAGCAATCGCGTCATGTATCTGCATATGGACCAGAGCCGCGACATCTCGCCTTTCGCAGCAGGCGATGACGGCAAGAATCCTCTGCTCAAGCCAGAGGTGCGTCACGCCATTTCGCTGTCGATCAATCGGCAGGCTATCGTCGATCGCATCATGGATGGGCAGGGCGAGTCTGCCGGCCAGCTTGTCCCCAAGGGCTATTTCGGCTGGTCGCCTGCGATCGGCGTCGACGGCTATGACCCGAACAAGGCGAAGGAGCTGCTTGCGGCGGGCGGCTATCCCAACGGCTTCAAGCTGACATTCCACGCGTCCAATGATCGTTATCCCAACGACTCCAAGGTCGCCCAGGCGATCGGCCAGATGCTGAATCGCATCGGCGTCAAGGCTTCGATCGACGTGATGCCGGGCAGCGTCTATTTCTCGCGCGCTTCAAAGCTCGAATTCAGCTTCATCATGGGCGGCGCAGCCGTCGAAACGGGTGAAGCTGCGAGCGTGCTCGGCCCGCTGCTCGCGACCTACAGCCCGACCACCGGGCAGGGCAATCGCGGTCGCTATTCGAATCCGGCTTTCGACAAGGCGCTGAGCGGCGCACTGTCGACCATCGATGAAGCCGCGCGCGAAAAGC
- a CDS encoding response regulator transcription factor, translated as MFFSQSDITRLTAERFVFDLLPTFANDGASPGVEVDLRSHHVESRGEFLRDDAAPAEPRRESPPRVILQPRAGKTSAACASVLRVRAQLEKRGETIKNSIKPKGQERVSRSTLQSTRLKKRANAQGEFTLSSETAIIVFDERVLIRDCFARGLQEKCKNHAVFDFTSVEEWEARAGDLPPPAVFVLSAHEPRWPIEKIERDLFALTRAAVDVPVVIVSDSDDINNIMAALVKGARGFITTNMPLDVAIEAVRLVEAGGTFVPASSLTSARSAPAGAPSTSCAALTERQVMVVEALHRGKANKQIAYELNMRESTVKAHIRHIMKKLKARNRTEIAALTSKLFNEGGRRGPGADN; from the coding sequence GTGTTCTTCAGCCAGTCAGACATCACCCGTCTGACCGCAGAACGGTTTGTTTTCGATCTCTTGCCGACTTTCGCCAATGACGGCGCCAGCCCCGGGGTCGAAGTCGATCTGCGCAGTCACCACGTTGAATCGCGCGGCGAATTTCTCCGTGACGATGCTGCTCCTGCAGAGCCGCGACGTGAAAGCCCGCCTCGGGTCATTCTGCAGCCTCGCGCCGGCAAGACAAGCGCAGCCTGCGCCTCTGTGCTGCGCGTGCGGGCGCAACTGGAGAAACGCGGCGAGACCATCAAGAATTCGATCAAACCCAAAGGTCAGGAGCGTGTCAGCCGCTCGACGCTGCAATCGACGCGCCTGAAGAAGCGCGCCAACGCGCAGGGCGAATTCACCCTGTCGAGCGAGACCGCGATCATCGTCTTTGATGAACGTGTCCTGATCCGCGATTGCTTCGCGCGCGGCCTTCAGGAGAAGTGCAAAAATCACGCGGTCTTCGATTTCACCAGCGTGGAGGAGTGGGAGGCGCGCGCCGGCGACTTGCCGCCTCCGGCGGTCTTTGTGCTGAGCGCGCATGAGCCGCGTTGGCCCATTGAGAAAATCGAGCGTGATCTCTTCGCCTTGACGCGCGCGGCCGTGGATGTGCCCGTCGTGATCGTGTCTGACAGCGACGATATCAATAACATCATGGCCGCTCTGGTGAAGGGAGCTCGCGGTTTCATTACGACGAACATGCCGCTCGACGTGGCGATCGAAGCGGTGCGGCTCGTCGAGGCAGGTGGGACCTTCGTTCCCGCCAGCAGCCTGACCTCGGCTCGCAGCGCGCCGGCTGGCGCTCCTTCGACTTCGTGCGCTGCGCTCACGGAGCGGCAGGTAATGGTGGTGGAGGCCCTGCATCGCGGCAAGGCGAACAAGCAGATCGCCTATGAGCTGAACATGCGGGAGAGCACTGTCAAGGCGCACATCCGGCACATCATGAAGAAATTGAAGGCGCGGAATCGCACGGAGATCGCGGCGCTCACCAGCAAGCTGTTCAACGAAGGCGGCCGCCGGGGCCCTGGCGCGGACAATTGA
- a CDS encoding LysR substrate-binding domain-containing protein, translating into MSRLHPRQIEAFRAVMISGGMTAAARRLGVSQPAISRLVRDLEKNLGLKLFERDGVRLAPRDEALKLHREVERLYVGLDQIARIGEEIRAARGGILRIGAAPSLSACGMEDAVGRLAASRPDLAIIFDTESSSHIAEMVAIQHYDVGVVLGRPEQKTAHGETLAETDAVCIAPLNHPIGRRAAVTARDLMHERMILPGRRTPLRISLDAALVELSSPVTAPIETSLNNCCRLVARGLGVAIVDILSAAEFANALIIRPFRPRIVVRYAALLPPKAPRSLVKDDFITLMREAVQRRIAQAAGVKSASAPVSARRSNGKV; encoded by the coding sequence ATGTCGCGTCTCCATCCCAGGCAAATCGAGGCGTTCCGGGCGGTGATGATCTCGGGCGGGATGACCGCGGCCGCGCGCCGGCTCGGCGTCTCGCAACCGGCGATCAGCCGCCTTGTCAGAGACCTTGAAAAAAATCTCGGCCTCAAACTTTTCGAACGCGACGGCGTCCGGCTTGCGCCGCGCGACGAAGCGCTCAAGCTCCATCGCGAGGTCGAGCGGCTTTACGTCGGGCTCGACCAGATCGCGCGTATTGGCGAGGAGATCCGCGCCGCGCGCGGCGGCATCCTGCGTATTGGCGCAGCGCCTTCCCTTTCCGCCTGCGGCATGGAGGATGCCGTCGGCCGGCTCGCCGCGTCGCGCCCGGACCTTGCGATCATCTTCGACACGGAAAGCTCCAGCCACATCGCCGAAATGGTGGCCATTCAGCACTACGACGTCGGCGTCGTGCTGGGCCGTCCCGAGCAGAAAACTGCGCACGGGGAAACGCTGGCGGAAACCGACGCCGTCTGCATCGCGCCGCTCAACCATCCGATAGGGCGACGCGCGGCTGTAACCGCACGCGATCTCATGCATGAGCGCATGATCCTGCCGGGGCGTCGGACGCCGCTTCGGATCAGCCTTGACGCCGCGCTCGTGGAGCTTTCATCGCCAGTCACCGCGCCCATCGAAACGTCGCTGAACAATTGCTGTCGGCTCGTTGCGCGAGGTCTTGGCGTCGCAATCGTCGACATCCTCAGCGCGGCGGAATTCGCGAACGCCCTGATAATCCGCCCCTTCCGGCCCCGCATCGTTGTGCGCTACGCCGCGCTCCTGCCGCCAAAGGCGCCGCGCAGCCTCGTGAAGGATGATTTCATCACGCTCATGCGCGAGGCGGTGCAACGGCGCATCGCGCAAGCCGCTGGCGTCAAATCTGCAAGCGCGCCTGTGTCAGCGCGTCGAAGCAACGGGAAAGTCTAG